One segment of Bacteroides caecimuris DNA contains the following:
- the rbr gene encoding rubrerythrin: protein MAKSIKGTQTEKNLLTSFAGESQARMRYTYFASAAKKEGYEQIAAIFTETADQEKEHAKRMFKFLEGGMVEITASYPAGVIGNTLENLRAAAAGEHEEWSLDYPHFADVAEQEGFPMIAAMYRNISIAEKGHEERYLAFVNNIENMTVFAKEGEVVWQCRNCGYIEIGKEAPEVCPACLHPQAYFEVKKENY from the coding sequence ATGGCTAAGAGTATTAAAGGAACTCAAACAGAGAAAAATCTGTTGACTTCATTCGCAGGAGAATCACAGGCTAGAATGCGTTACACTTATTTCGCAAGTGCAGCTAAAAAAGAAGGCTACGAACAAATTGCGGCTATTTTCACTGAAACTGCCGATCAGGAAAAAGAACATGCAAAACGTATGTTTAAGTTCCTCGAAGGCGGTATGGTAGAAATCACTGCCAGCTATCCGGCCGGTGTAATTGGTAATACACTTGAAAATCTTCGTGCTGCCGCAGCGGGTGAACATGAAGAATGGTCACTGGATTATCCTCACTTTGCCGACGTGGCAGAACAGGAAGGTTTCCCGATGATTGCTGCTATGTACCGCAATATCTCCATCGCAGAAAAAGGTCACGAAGAAAGGTATCTTGCCTTCGTAAATAACATCGAAAATATGACTGTATTCGCTAAAGAAGGCGAAGTGGTATGGCAATGCCGTAACTGCGGTTACATTGAAATCGGTAAGGAGGCTCCTGAAGTTTGCCCGGCATGTCTGCATCCGCAGGCTTACTTCGAGGTGAAGAAGGAAAATTATTAA
- a CDS encoding polymer-forming cytoskeletal protein, with protein MFGTKKNKEADFITTAEPLKLTTIATGTVLKGIIEVEGSLRVDGVIEGDVTCHKMVVIGPQGTVTGNITSVSAVLQGTLKGDIHVTDLLTLKAGCLMNGDIYTCKLEIEPQARFNGTCNTIEEQQLQTKAAE; from the coding sequence ATGTTTGGAACAAAGAAGAACAAAGAAGCTGATTTTATTACAACAGCTGAACCTTTAAAACTAACTACCATAGCTACAGGAACAGTTTTGAAGGGCATAATTGAAGTAGAAGGAAGCTTGCGAGTAGATGGAGTCATTGAAGGAGATGTGACTTGCCATAAGATGGTGGTGATTGGCCCGCAAGGAACAGTGACGGGAAATATAACCTCCGTTTCAGCCGTACTGCAAGGAACATTGAAGGGGGATATACACGTGACGGATCTGCTGACACTGAAGGCAGGCTGTCTGATGAATGGTGATATTTATACTTGCAAATTGGAAATAGAGCCACAAGCACGTTTCAATGGAACCTGCAATACTATAGAGGAGCAACAGCTACAGACCAAAGCTGCAGAATAA